The following coding sequences are from one Anolis sagrei isolate rAnoSag1 chromosome 6, rAnoSag1.mat, whole genome shotgun sequence window:
- the BCAT2 gene encoding branched-chain-amino-acid aminotransferase, mitochondrial, whose amino-acid sequence MAAAMSVPRAARRVLRGRACNALAPLLGPQRFLSTTFKASDLQTELTKDPKPKPDPAKLVFGKAFTDHMLTVEWSKEKGWGKPHIKPFQNLSLHPALSGLHYSVQLFEGMKAFRGQDKCVRLFRPMMNMDRMLRSALRSCLPSFDKSELLECIRQLIHLDRDWVPDRDSTSLYIRPTFIGTEPSLGVTTSNHALLYVILGPVGPYFATGSFNPVSLLADPRFVRAWVGGVGDSKLGGNYGPTIYVQNEASKEGCQQVLWLYGDDHQITEVGTMNIFVFWKNQQGDLELVTPPLNGIILPGVIRRSLLDLAQKWGEFKVSERIITMGDLIKGLEENRVKEMFGSGTACVVCPVNRILYQGKNYHIPTMENGPEIAKRFLKELTDIQYGRVASDWTLKV is encoded by the exons GTTTTGAGAGGAAGGGCCTGCAATGCTCTAGCTCCACTTCTTGGTCCTCAGAGGTTTTTAAGCACCACATTCAAG GCTTCTGACCTCCAGACTGAATTGACCAAGGACCCAAAGCCCAAACCAGACCCTGCCAAACTGGTCTTTGGCAAAGCATTCACTGACCACATGCTCACCGTGGAATGGAGCAAAGAGAAAGGTTGGGGGAAACCACACATCAAGCCTTTTCAGAATTTGTCTCTCCACCCAGCTTTGTCCGGCTTGCACTACTCAGTCCAG CTCTTTGAGGGGATGAAGGCTTTCCGGGGCCAAGATAAGTGTGTCCGCCTTTTCCGTCCTATGATGAACATGGATCGCATGTTACGTTCTGCTCTTCGTTCTTGTTTGCCT TCCTTTGACAAGTCCGAGCTCCTTGAATGTATTCGGCAGTTAATCCACTTGGACAGAGACTGGGTCCCTGACCGTGACAGCACCAGCCTCTACATCCGGCCCACCTTCATTGGTACCGAG CCTtccttgggggtcaccacatccaACCATGCCTTACTGTATGTGATCCTGGGTCCCGTAGGCCCTTATTTCGCCACTGGCTCCTTCAACCCTGTTTCTCTCCTGGCCGATCCCCGCTTTGTCCGTGCCTGGGTTGGTGGCGTTGGTGACAGCAAACTGGGCGG CAATTATGGCCCCACTATTTATGTACAAAACGAGGCTTCCAAAGAGGGTTGCCAGCAGGTATTGTGGCTCTATGGGGATGACCATCAGATCACTGAAGTTGGGACTATGAACATCTTCGTGTTTTGGAAGAACCAGCAAGGAG ATCTGGAGCTAGTCACCCCTCCACTAAATGGAATCATTTTGCCTGGTGTGATCCGACGAAGCCTCCTAGATCTGGCACAGAAATGG GGGGAATTCAAAGTTTCTGAGCGGATTATCACAATGGGCGActtgatcaaaggtctggaagaaaACAGGGTGAAGGAAATGTTTGGCTCTGGCACCGCATGTGTGGTTTGTCCTGTGAACCGAATCCTCTACCAGGGCAAG AATTACCACATTCCCACGATGGAAAACGGACCCGAGATTGCAAAACGGTTTCTGAAAGAGTTGACAGACATTCAG taTGGACGTGTTGCCAGTGACTGGACCTTGAAGGTGTGA